The nucleotide window CTTTTCAGTGATTTCAGGCATGGCTGGCTTTTGGATTTAGGAAGGGTTTTCCACCGCACGGACGAGGCTTGGCGTCTGCGGTGCTGGAAAATGAGACGGATATGATGGATTGGCAAGCGCTCCCTTCGTATCCGCAGGTGCGTTTTTTTGGGATTGATGCTCCCGAACCTTCCGGCATCATCGGCGTGCGGGAGCATCCGTGCTCCGCTCCTTCTTTTTCCGCTTTACCGATACCTCATGCCACCTCGTCCCAAGAAATCTTCCGGCCCCCGTCGTTCCAACCGCAGCGGCCCCGGTCCGCGCCGTCCCGGAAAAGAAAACGATGAAAAGGCGGTGGAGGTCGAGGGCGAGATTTCGGCGGTTCTCGCCGGTACCATGTTCCGTGTCCGCATGATCAGCGGACACGAGGTGCTCGCCCACATTTCCGGGAAGATGCGGAAGCGCTTCATCCGTCTCGTGGTCGGGGACAAGGTGAAGATGGAGATGTCTCCGTATGACGTCTCGAAGGCCCGCATCGTTTACCGTCTGGGCTGATCCCGGATCGGATGAGTTTTCCAAACGAAAAAGCCGCGGCAGATGCCGCGGCTTTTTCGTGCTTGGAAATGGACGGGATTACTCCGCCGAATCCGTTTCCTCCATCTCCAAGGCGCTGACAGCTCCGGGCGTCCGGCGTTCCACCACGATCTCGCCCAGCGTCTGGCTCTGCCGGATCATGAACTGGTTCAGCTTCATCAGTTCCAGGACCGCGAGGAAGGTGACAATCACCTCGGCCTTGGTGGTGGCGCTGTCGAAGAGATCCTCGAAGCGCCGTGCCTGTCCGCAGGTGAAATGTCCGAGAAGGAACTCGATCTTGTCCGCTACGGTGTAGCGGTCGTCGACAATATCGCCGAAGTCATGAGCCTCTTCGAACCGCTTCAGGACGTTCTGGAAGGCGCGGATGAGGTCGAAAATGGAGACTTCCGCCAGCGGGGCGGGTGACGTTTCCGTTTCTTTTTCCGGCTTGTCCGCCTGATGGGCGAAGCTGCCCTCCTGCTCGATCTCGCGGAGCGAGAGGAAGCCCGCCGCGTCCTTGAATTTCTTGTACTCGATGAGCTGGCGGATCAGTTCCCAGCGCGGATCGTCCTCCTCCGCATCCTCCTCGGGCGGTTGCTCGGTCCGTGGCAGCAGCGTGCGGCTCTTGATGTACATGAGGTTGGCCGCCATGACGATGAACTCCGAGGCGAGGTCGATGTTCAGCAGCTTGAAGGTATCGATGTAGTCGAGGTACTGCCGGGTGATCCGCTCGATGGAGATCGTATGGATGTCCACCTCGTCCTTTTTGATGAGGTAAAGAAGGAGGTCCAGCGGGCCCTCGAAAATCTCCAGTCTGACCTTGTAGTCGGCGCTTTCCACGGGGCGGTAGGTAGGACATCCCTCCGCCCCCTGCGAGGGAAATTTCGGCTGGCTTGCAAGGGGGGAGGCCGCTTGAATGCCGCCGCCCGGCGGGTCCCCCATGGAAACCGAACAACTCCAGTCCTTCAACGAACGGCTCAGCCAGTGGATTTCCAGCCAGGGCTTCTGGTTCCAGCTCCGCTATTCGATGGCAGGGGGCAGCTATTCATCCGCCACCTACCATTTCCTTCGGCTGATGTTCCGGATCTTCCTGTTCCTGCTGGTGGTGGGACTGGGATGCGGTGTCTATCTGGTCAAGCGGGTGGACATGAAGAATTTCCCGAAACAGCTCGCCGCCGCCATTGGTTCGAAGCTGGACGCTTCGGAAGCGAAGGTGGAGGGCTTCCAGCGCGTGCAGGGGCGTTTCAATGTCCGCAGGCTCAAACTCACCGGAGGGCCCAATGCCTACTATTCATCGGTATTTGCCTCCAATGTCCGCTGCGACATGGGGCTTCTGGATGGCCTCATCGGCACATGGAAACCGGGGCCCGTGTCCGTCACCCGCCTGGATGCGGAAATCCGTGCGGGTGCCGAGGATGCGGCGGAAGCCTCCCGCCATGCGGAATCCTTTCTCAGGGTTTTCCCGTCGTTCGACGTGACATCGGTGGAGGTCGCGGATGCGACGCTGCGCTGGGGCTACTCCGAACACACCCGGGGACGGATTGAAAACAGCCGCCTCACCGCCCAGCGGGTGGCTGAGGGATGGCGTCTGGTGTTCCGTGGAGGCCGGTTCACGCAGAATTGGCTGCGTGGACTGGAAATCGAAAAACTCTCCGTGCTGGCTACGGCTTCCGGCCTGGAGGTGGAGGAAGGGGTGCTGAATGTGAAGCAGCGCGACGATGCGGGCTCCACCGGCACGATCACCTTCAAGGGGGTCACCGTGGGTGCCGGAGACCGGCCGGCTGTTTCCGGCACCGTTCATCTGCAGCGTGTGGATCTGGAAGCGTTGCTGCCGGAGCGCCTCGGAGGATTCATCGAAGGCTCCATCTCCGGGGATTTCAAACTGTCCGGTTCCACCAATTCCCCCGATGGCATCGGCTTCGCCGGACAGGTGGCACTCGATGGCGGGGACATGGTGACGCTCCGCGACCGCCTGCCGCTGCTCAGCGCCCTGACGCATGTGGATGCCTTCAACAATTACCGGAAGGTGCCGTTCACCGAGGGTTCATTCTATTTCAAGTCCGGTGGTAGCAATCTCGATATCCGCGATGTGAAGCTCAAGGCGAAGGCGGACCTCATGACCCTCGTCGGCCGCATGCGCGTTCGTCCGCCCACGGATGCGGAAATGGAAGCCGACTTGAGCCGCAAATCCTCGAAAGAGCTGGCGCCGGTGTTCTCGCGGAATGACGTGGATGAGCATGCGGACGAGGAAGTGGAGCGGGCGGGTGATTCCAAGGCCGCGCCCGCTAAAAGCGCGAACGGTGCGCCGCTGGATACCGGCTATTTCGCCAACGGCGGCCAGGTGCAGTTCGAGGCCAAAACCGTCAGCAAGGGCAAGGAGGCCCTGGCCCGGACCCTTCGCTACGAGGGCGATTTCCAAATCACCATCCAAGGTGATTCCTTCGCCCGTGCGCCGGAATTGAAAGCCCTCTATCCTTCGGACCCCGCCACCGGCCGGATCAAGCTGGACGTGCCCCTCAGTGGGACGATCTACGATCTGACCGTGAAGCAGGCCGAGGAGCTCGTTGTGAAGGGGCGGCGGGATTGAGCCGCCGCCACCCGGGATCAGACGCCCGCGGGCAGGCCGAGCGACTGGTAGATTTCACGGGTCGCCCGGCTCTTGTTGAGTGTATAGAAATGGATGCCGTGGACACCGGCATCCAGGAGACCGGCACATTGTTGGGCGGCGTAGTGAATGCCCACCCGCTCCACCGCTTCCGGCCCGTTCGCACGATCCAGGGCGCGCAGCAGGGCTGCGGGGAAACGGGCTCCCGCAGCCAACTCCGCCATGCGCTTCATGCCTTGGATGGAACTCACCGGCATGATGCCCGCCAGGATCGGAACCCGCACGCCGATCAGGTCGCAGCGGTCGCGGAAGTCCAGGAAGTCGCGGTTGTCGAAGAAGAGCTGGGAGCAGATGTAGTTCGCGCCCTCGTCGATCTTCGCCTTGAGATGGTCCAGTTCGAGGAGGCGGTTGGGTGTGTCCGGATGGCCCTCCGGAAAGCCCGCCACGCCGATGGCGAATCCGCGCGGGTCGGGATGGCGGCCGCTTTCGTTGAATTCCCGGATGAAGCGGACAAGATCCGAGGCATGACGGAAATCGCCCTTCGACCAATCGTAGTCGGGCTGGTCGCGCGGCGGGTCTCCGCGGAGTGCGAGGATCGCCGTGACTCCGGCGGCGGCGTAACGTGCCAGCAGCGCGTCGATCTCCGCACGGGTGTGACCCACGCAGGTAAGGTGCGGCACCGGAGGGATGTCCGTGGTTTCCTTGATCCGGACCACCAGATCATGAGTCAACTCGCGGGTGCCTCCACCCGCGCCATAGGTCACGGAGACGAAGGTGGGATTGAGCGGTTCCAGCTCGCGGATCGTCTGATAGAGATCCTCGGATGACCCTGGCGTGCGTGGCGGGAAGAACTCGAACGAGAAACCGGGGCGGCGGGTGGCGAGCAGGTCGAGAAGATGCATCGGGTGGAATGGGGAAATCGGACGAGGGCCGAAACTTCCGGGGATTTTCGGAGTTTCAACTTCGAATCCCCCGGTCGCCGGGCTAGAAAAACGCCGAACACGTATGAAGACAATCCCCGTTTCGCTGGTGCTGGCCGGTTCCATGCTCACCGCATGGGCGCTCCCGGCACCCCCGGAAGCGTCTCAGCCCGGTGCGGGCGATCCGCCGATGGCGGCCGAGAAGCGTCCCGGCCCGCCGGATGGCGAGCGCCGGTTCAAACGCCAGGGAGCCGAATTCTGGAAACGGGCGGACAAGGATGGAGACGGCTTTGTGTCCAAGGAGGAGTTCCTCGCCCTCGAGCGCATCGCCAAATTGCCGGAAGAGAAGCGCGACAAGCTCTTCGAGCGGTTCGACAAGGACGGGGATGGCAAACTTTCCAAGGAAGAGCTCATGAAGTTCGGAGACGGGCCGCCAAACGGCTTCCCGCGTTTGCCGGAGCTGGATGTCGATCACAGCGGTGGTGTCAGCTTCGAAGAGTTCAAGGCTTCCGAATTCGTCAAAAAGCTGCCGCCCGAGCGCCAGGAGGCCCTATTCAAGCGTCTCGACAGCGATGGTGACGGCCAGATCACGCCGAAAGATCGTCCTGCCGAACCCCCGCATCGCGATGGCCGCGACGGTGAGGGTGGGGGCGGTGGTCCGGATGGCGGGTTACGCCAGATTCTCCGCACTCTGGATGCGAATGGCGATGGAGCGGTGACTTTCGAGGAGTTCCAGAAAGCCCCCTACGCCGAGAAAATCGGCGAGGATGCCTTGGAGAAGCGCTTCGAGAAGCTCGATCGCAATGGCGACAAGAAGCTCAACGCGGAAGACGCGCCGCCCAGGCCGGAGAAGCCGGATGGGGACAAGGCGGATAAACCGGAGATGCAGGATCGTCCGCATCGTCCCGGACCGCCGGGACCTCCGCCTGCTCCGGCTCCTGCGAAGGAATAAGGCATCACCCGGGCCACTTCATTTGCCCCGTCATGATTCGTCGTGACGGGGTTTTGTTTTGAGCTTTGAGGCTGCCCGCATGTGAATCTCAGAAATTCGCCTCGAACCAGAGGCCACCGTACAGCCGGTTGGTTTCCGGATTGGCGTCCATGGGAATCGAAACGCCGATGAAGGGGGTGAACGAGATGGTTTTGTTCAATGCGTAGGTGAAGGATGCGCGGGCGTAGAGGTCATTCCAACCATCGCGGCCGTAGTAGTCGCTCACGAAGCTGGTGCCGCCCTGGAGGGTAATGAAGGAGGAGTCCGTGACCGGCTTCGACCACTTGCTCTCCACCCAGCCGTAGAGGCCGTCCGCGCCGGTGTCGTAGGCCGCGCCTGCGATCAGGTCGAGGTCCTTGGTGGCGTGCCAGGTGAAGCTCGGGGAAAAGTCCACGCCGCTTTCCAACAGGGGGTGGTCGAACTCATGGCCGGTGATCGAGAAGCCCGCGGACCATTGTTTCGTGTCGTAGTTGAGGTCCACGAACACCGTGGCCTCGGAGTTGTCCCCATGGCTGGCTTCGGTGGCGAAGGTGCCGCCCACGTCCAGCGCCCACTCGTTGCTCAGGGCGATCTCACCCTGGAGCTGAAAGTCCATGATGCCGTCACCGACCTTGAAACCGCGCCAGATGTATTCCGAACGGTAACCGGTGACCGCCTCGATTCCGAGGGGGATTTCCCGCTCGACCTCGGCTCCGGCCGGGAGCAGGGCGGCGAAAAGAAAAAGGGGAACGGCGCGCATCATGGGCGGATGCTGCCGTTCCCCTTTGGAGAGGTCAATGCCCGGCTCGGTTAGTTCGCGGCGGGTTTCGCTTCCGTCACATCGTTGGTGCCGATGCCGTCGTCGCGCAGCTTGTTCGCGCGGTGGCGGCCCCACCAGAGGACGAACGGGGAGGCGACGAAGATCGAAGAGTAGGTGCCGATGATGATGCCGACCAGGATCACCAGCGAGAAGTCGCGCAGCGAGGCGCCGCCCAGGATCGCGAGCGACAGCACCGATACGAGCGTGGCCGTGGAGGTCAGGATCGTGCGGGACAGGGTCGAGTTGATCGCCTCATTCATGATTTCCTCCAGCGAGTGGCCGGTGAAGTTCACCGAGCGCATGTTCTCACGGATGCGGTCGAAGATGATGATGGTGTCGTTGATCGAGTAACCGGCGATGGTCAGGATCGCGCCCACGTGGATCAGCGAGAGCTCGCGGCCGAGAAGCACCACCGCGCCCGCGGATACGATGCAGTCATGGAGAATGG belongs to Luteolibacter ambystomatis and includes:
- the infA gene encoding translation initiation factor IF-1, with translation MPPRPKKSSGPRRSNRSGPGPRRPGKENDEKAVEVEGEISAVLAGTMFRVRMISGHEVLAHISGKMRKRFIRLVVGDKVKMEMSPYDVSKARIVYRLG
- a CDS encoding segregation and condensation protein A: MESADYKVRLEIFEGPLDLLLYLIKKDEVDIHTISIERITRQYLDYIDTFKLLNIDLASEFIVMAANLMYIKSRTLLPRTEQPPEEDAEEDDPRWELIRQLIEYKKFKDAAGFLSLREIEQEGSFAHQADKPEKETETSPAPLAEVSIFDLIRAFQNVLKRFEEAHDFGDIVDDRYTVADKIEFLLGHFTCGQARRFEDLFDSATTKAEVIVTFLAVLELMKLNQFMIRQSQTLGEIVVERRTPGAVSALEMEETDSAE
- the metF gene encoding methylenetetrahydrofolate reductase [NAD(P)H], encoding MHLLDLLATRRPGFSFEFFPPRTPGSSEDLYQTIRELEPLNPTFVSVTYGAGGGTRELTHDLVVRIKETTDIPPVPHLTCVGHTRAEIDALLARYAAAGVTAILALRGDPPRDQPDYDWSKGDFRHASDLVRFIREFNESGRHPDPRGFAIGVAGFPEGHPDTPNRLLELDHLKAKIDEGANYICSQLFFDNRDFLDFRDRCDLIGVRVPILAGIMPVSSIQGMKRMAELAAGARFPAALLRALDRANGPEAVERVGIHYAAQQCAGLLDAGVHGIHFYTLNKSRATREIYQSLGLPAGV
- a CDS encoding EF-hand domain-containing protein — its product is MKTIPVSLVLAGSMLTAWALPAPPEASQPGAGDPPMAAEKRPGPPDGERRFKRQGAEFWKRADKDGDGFVSKEEFLALERIAKLPEEKRDKLFERFDKDGDGKLSKEELMKFGDGPPNGFPRLPELDVDHSGGVSFEEFKASEFVKKLPPERQEALFKRLDSDGDGQITPKDRPAEPPHRDGRDGEGGGGGPDGGLRQILRTLDANGDGAVTFEEFQKAPYAEKIGEDALEKRFEKLDRNGDKKLNAEDAPPRPEKPDGDKADKPEMQDRPHRPGPPGPPPAPAPAKE